In the Amblyraja radiata isolate CabotCenter1 chromosome 12, sAmbRad1.1.pri, whole genome shotgun sequence genome, AACATGTACGCTAGCATCTTATTTTTAGTTTGCATCAGCATCCAACGCTGTGTATTTTTGATCAGTCCATTCAAGTACAGCACCTGGAGACGCAGGTATGATGTGGCGTTCAGTGTTGTCGGATGGGTGGTTGTCATATTGATGTGCCTGCCATTCCCCATCATGCGTAACACAGGCACATTCAACAGCTCGCTCTGCTTTGCCAATCTCCCCATGAAGCAAGTCAAGCTGGCATCTTCTATACTTATGCTCACAGCGGCCGAGCTCCTGGGCTTCCTGGGGCCAATTATCATCATTGTTGTGTGCACCTGGAAAACTGTAGCATCCTTGAGAGTAACGTCAGCATTGCCCAAGGATCGTGGTGGAAAGCGGGCTCTGAACTTGCTCCTGATGTGTGCGGCAGTCTTCCTGATTTGCTTTGCTCCCTATCATATACTGTTCCTGCTCAACCAGTTGAGACAGTTGAACTACATCACAGATTGCTCCGTGAGGAGGAACATTGGCATTCTGCATTCACTGTCACTCTGTGTGGCAAGCCTGAACGCCTGCTTGGACCCAATCATCTATTACTTTGTCACCAGCGAGTTCAGAGAGCAGCTCTCACGGACGGGCAGCTTCCTCGTGCGGAGTCGCCACTTGAGCAGGGAGAGCACGACCAGTCGCTAACCTCCGGAGCGCTCAgacaactgtgttaagtgtgtgtcttgggtttttttgtaatgtaaaaactgtAGGAAACGGAATTTCattcaaaccaagttgtttgaacgacaataaaaggcattctattctagttAAAAGATCAGGGTTTACCCTTGTTCCCTGCCACGTCTCATTACAGAATGCCAGCGGGTTTTTCACATGTTA is a window encoding:
- the LOC116979363 gene encoding putative P2Y purinoceptor 10; translation: MPFNVSSCPEEHWSSELFLYAVVYGIIVIPGIFANSVALWVLIGNIKKEKKAVIFMINLAFADLAHMLTLPLRIFYYVTQTWPFGKFMCLFCFYLKFVNMYASILFLVCISIQRCVFLISPFKYSTWRRRYDVAFSVVGWVVVILMCLPFPIMRNTGTFNSSLCFANLPMKQVKLASSILMLTAAELLGFLGPIIIIVVCTWKTVASLRVTSALPKDRGGKRALNLLLMCAAVFLICFAPYHILFLLNQLRQLNYITDCSVRRNIGILHSLSLCVASLNACLDPIIYYFVTSEFREQLSRTGSFLVRSRHLSRESTTSR